Genomic window (Arachis hypogaea cultivar Tifrunner chromosome 13, arahy.Tifrunner.gnm2.J5K5, whole genome shotgun sequence):
TACCAATCTAAAATTTCCAACCTCAataaaggaatccaacaatgaataattTTAGCATGAAGAAACAGTAAAtcaagtcaataatccaacacgtatcatctaaaacaaaaattaagctaactaactaactaactaattaactaatcaactaactaactaaatgaGATGATGGTGAATGGTATCTGGTGGTGGTAGATGATGGTTAGagaggggaagaagaaaagagaagagaaaagaagaaaagaagaaaagaaatggagagaagagaagaaaagaagagtatgtGAGACAGGGGTGCCCACGTGTATGCGTGGGTTACGTGTAAGCGTGGGTTGGGAGAATGGAATGCGATGCATACATGTCTCGCACGCGTAGGCATGAGAAGGGAAAATAGAGGGTGACGCATACGcgagggtcatgcgtacgcgtgggaagaATTTGCGCTGGACGCGCGGTTCCCGCACCCTACACGCACAACTCACTACTTGGATCGTGCGATAGCATAGTGCTCGCACGATCCTGGCGCGCTCAAAATATGGGGGTCATGTGTACACGTGGGGCATGTGTACGTGTGACAatgtgctctgtttttcaaaaattttcaagttctagcaccaaaccaagcatttcaaACAGTCATCTAAACACCACCAGACCTTATTAAACATACTAAACTACAAAATAACTCAACAAACCAATCTAAACAttaaattaaacttatttatcaatatatacaaaagagaaaagttgaaaagatgttaccatggtggggtatctcccacttatcacttttatttattgtccttaagttggatattttgGTGAGCTCTTTATCATTGtgacttgtgcttgtattcatacttgaactcccaccaatgcttggacttctaaTAAGCTCCAAGATTCTAATTCCATtgcaccaagctttgatggagttcttcacaagttatgagctcccaaaattgatcttgTATGTCGGGATCCCAAACCTTATTCTTACACTcatcttctaattgatcatcatgattccatctgggtgatAGGCACATAGAATTCTCACTTGAGTACCAAAGTCTCCTcctagatccattcaattgagaacTATACTAACCCTTACATGTCAAATTTgatctctcaactataatgaacctTGATTTACAATCTCAACCACTAATTAtctctcttctactcttaatCCACAAATCTTCCTAAGTTGATcatccatctcaagcaaaccatattcaagtgggatagtGAAGTTTAGAGATAtgaaatttacccacttgaatgatgtAATAAATGGTGATGGCTTAGGGAGAGAGGCTTCTAACGGCCTTATAGTttccacttccttgtgctcttcttggaTTAATTCCACCTCTTCCTCAATTTCAATTCTttgttcaccaacttcttctgTACATTCCTCGTTGCTCAAGCcatgtgttggaggttgtgcacagtcctccttgtcatcaatttcacaacacaATGAGGGAGATTTAACAATTTTAAAAGGCACATTGGTTGGTGCGGAATCATCTTCAATGGTAGGACTTGTTGCTTGCTCAACTTCTTCCAATTTTTCATCATCCACAATATGcattggaggttgcgcaccctcctcaacatcaaactcaagctcaatggaagaaggttcaacaacttccacaaaatcatcaacaacattacTTGGTGTGGAAGTATTTTCAAGTTTGGAATCTACCTCTTGTTCAACTTCGCCTAGGTCTTCaatcacttcttcttcttcaacaatctccatTCCTTCCACTTATTGCAAAACACACTCCAtctccttgttctcaagttgagattctaatatctccttcatgtcTCTCTCTTCAGTTGATTCTCCACATTCATCCGTGGAAGTGATTTGTTTGTGGCATGAatcccatgagtccaagttggctttaattttggcaaggttagccatgATAACTTGATGTctcttttgggcttcctcttgatCCTTTTGTACTAAGATTGCTTTAAGCCGATCCATCGCTTCCATGAGATGATCCCttggctcttgttccacttgactaacataagtaggatcatattgctcttggattaatggaTATGGATATTCTTCCATAGAGGATTGTGGTGGAAGAGAAAATTCATCATGTGGTTGGAGGTTTTCATACATAGGAAGTGGTTCATCATGGTAAtggtatggaggtggtggttctaagtatggttgttggtatggtggatatggattaagatcatatggaggtgtttgatggtatgaggcttgtgagtatagtggttgagggctatattgaggagggggttcataggtatattgtggtggttgttgataattacAAGGAGATCCACCATAACTATTATCTTaatatgcatcatggaatggctcttactcatagtacattggaggaggttgttgccaagagggttgatcataAGCATATAGTCCCACCTTtaattgttccatccttgatgcatactCCCATTGTAAtttccatctcctacaacatagttagaaccaaactcatagccaaatgggtgagaattcatagtaaaaagagaaaataaaattaaatgctaaaaagaaacaaagaaagcaaaatcctacaactagcaaaaactagcaaacaagccAATAagcaactattcacaatattaacatatatacaataaccaataacataacactacTGTAATTCTccggtaacggcgctaaaaacatgATGTAGAGGATTATCGTCGATAAAGATTTCACAATAGAAAtgaacttcgttgcaagtatatttCTAAACCGACAAACAATCCTCAATAAaactttaattttgtttgtcacaagtacaaactccaataaaataaatcaaagtattcaaacctcgggttgtctttcaaagaaattgcaggaagtgtgcatattattggtcaTGATtgtatttttaggggttttttgggtttgattgacaagaaaatatatattgcaagaaagtaaaactaGCAACTAAAATGGGTCTTGACAAGAATCAAGAGTCAAGGGTTCCTATCTTGGATCATTAACCACAGTATGGTAATTACAAAgagttaattccacttagttgccCTCTAACATCGGAGGATTAAGTCAAGTGGATATAGTTGGTCCAAAAATCACTAACAACCCTAAATTGCCAATAAAattggacatcaatgatctcAAGGGTCCTAAGTCCTCAATCACAAGTTAAGAGTACCAAAATctattctaaaatccaaccaaacattttatcaaacacttggaaggcactaaaaggaaagcatgttaaaattgcaagaaatataaatctacaacAACCCAAtgtaagaaaataacaataacaattaaaaaaagtaataataacataaaaatacgaattgcattaattaaaatcaaaattaacaaaGTATCATGAACATAAAGGCAACAAGATAAAGGAAATGACATGTAGAACTGAAGGAACAAAGATCCaagaacaataaattgcaaggaaaagtaaatgaaaacaagaattaaacctaaatctaagaagaaTCTATCCTAAATATAACCCTAATTCTAAactctctctagaatatgacctaaagcatgtttctaatctatcctaattgctctcccctcgatccttcttgaatttggccccaaatacttcagaaatgagttggatttgggcctggatggctcagaaattgcccccagcgtattgcCTTTAAGTTAGTCACGTGCCGCTTgattgtcacgcgtacgcgtcgccatgaattcagcaaatcttcatttcttcatgaattctctattttgcatattttttcttcacttcttccatccaatccttgTCTTATaagcctaaaatcactcaacaaatatatcaaggtatcgaatggaattaaagtgaattaaaattagatattttaaaacctaaaaagcatgttttcactcttaagcacaaattcgggagaattataaaaccatactattttagtgaataaatgtagaaaaagttgataaaatccaccaaataagacacaagataaaccataaaattgtggtttatcaagtaccattttaatagtttattcttCTCCCATATTTACATATATTTGTAAGAGTAAACCACCAATTGCACACCTGAATTATCATAAAGCTGACATGAATAGCCCCAATTTTTATTAACAACAAAATatccttaaaatattttaaaacgtgacaaaaatatccaatgttaaatatatattatcaaaaaatactttaaaattagattttgatacgattttttacaaaaattattagaaaaataagataattttatctttaaaatttaattattttatgctaagtaattttttatcaatgactaacaatatttttaaaaataataaaaaattctagaaGCCAAATTTTATCcgtttttatatgtattttttaaatagttattcaaatattttttatacaattttaaattaaatgcaTTAACAGTTTGTCacatacaaaaattatttattatttaaaaaaataatattatttttattattttctcgtattttataatattttaaaaatatttttattgttataaaaaataaaacttatttttgtccgtGTTTCAAAAGTCCGGTGCGTTTTTAATAATTTACTCtattagacaccaaaaaaaataatttactctatttgtaattattaaattgttctatttatttaaaaaaatccttcAAACCTCTAATCCCCAAAGacaaaaaaatgtatataaaaaaaggTGAAAGTAAACTCCACCGAATACAGAGTAGTGGTGGGTGGGGACTGCATTGTCTCCTTCTTTGattaaaaaaacaagaaaagatttttttgaggGCCAAGCAAATATTACCATTGGCTAGGTGCAGTTGTAGCGTGTCATTGACGGACAAaaggtataaaatattaaaatagtacAAACCAAAGTGAAGCACAAAAAACTCGTGTTCCTTAAAAATAAAGAAGCCGGCAACTAACAATGATTGATGTTAATGTTATTGTTTATTCACAAACACCTTCGCCAAGGAATCAAAACCCACCTCTCTTTTGAAATCTTCAAACTTTTGttgttctttttcttgtttgttttgtcCTGGGAAATATCAGTCCTTCATCATTtcccttctttttcttgtttctgCAATGGAGGGCGTCACTGTGGTGAAGCCAGAGGCCGAGGAGGTTACAGGGGAAGTGCAGAAAGACCAGGAACTGGTTCTAGAATCTTCTCACCCTGTTGTGGAGGACAGTGTTGATAGAGTTAGCAGCACTGACATGGAGGAACAACAGCTCCAGAACAACAACGTTGGTGATGATAACAAGTACGTGTTTGATATAAATGTCATGCCTCAATTCATTTGCATATAGTTTCCTCCAGAaccttcctttttattttttagtttttgctttctatttttgGGTACTATTATTGTTGTTCTTCCTTTGAAAGTTACCATCTTGCTCTTGGTCATTTTAGCTTTAGTAAAGTTTTATGATTTCTGTTGCTGCAAAACCACGGATGAACAATTAAGATGTGGGGTTTCTTAATCTTCGCCTTAAATTGGTTTCTATTGGTGTAAGAGAGGACATGTGTGATTTTGGGTTTAAGCTTgggcattaattttttttttttttttaaataagaaaaggAAGGGGTGGGGGATtatgttcctgaaaaaggtttttttttttttttttttattttaatgcagGAATTTTATGTTAGTGGCAGCACAGGATTTGTTATTCATGTAAATGCGTAATTTTTTGATAAAACGTCGTAATTGAGGTGATATATGGTAATTATGTCAATTATGTAACCCCAAAGAGAGCTATGAGCTGGAAATGAGTCCTAGGGTTAGGGCTTTTTCATCCCCAATGATTATATATGCTGGGAAATTCAGTAAACTTATGTCTCAACAGAATATTTCGGTTTGCCGAAAAATACTCTTAAGGGAAAAAAAAATCAACAGAGTCGTTCCTACTAGGTAGATCTACTACATAGCTCCCTTGATGTCTTTGGAATTTGGATCAACTACTAAAATTTCAATGGAACCATTTAGAGAAGATCTTCTTTAATGATTTCTCTTATAGTTTTGTTTGGAAACTTCTTTACTGGGAGCCTGTTGATCTTCTCGTGTGACAAACCACCCAACTTTCAATtgaggcttagtttggtaaagtcTTTTGAAAAGGTGTTTGTGCAAAAGTACAAGTGTCATATTTTGTGTTTTGTATATAAAATAGACCCTGCGCTTGTGTTTGTAGTATTTAAAGGATAGAGGTGCTTTTAAAAGCACCTGAGATGaaactttttaaaaatgaattttgcttatcaaaattaaaaagtctaatataactttATACATTAATTAATTTCCAAATTTAACTCTTATATAtatgtctattataatattttttaattttaaaagctattttacgaAACGTAATTGTTGGTGCTTGTgcttattaaaagttatttttaatttaatttactaaatataaatgctacaacttttaaaaagtaaaaactttaccaaaccaagTCTCGGTAATTCATTTATCTTGTAATCTCTTGTACATGTCCTCATCTATTCTTGTAATTACTTTGGGAGAAGATCCATGGTACCTAAACTTTGGAATTCTGATGTGAACATTTATTGTTGAACTTGGATTCTGTTTACTTCTCCATCTTACCATTCTTGGTGAAACAACCCCTTTATTTCAAGAGCTTCATTTCCCAACCTATGATCAAATCAACTACTACTCTTTAAAAATAGGAACTTTGAATTGATATCTATTGAAATAATGAGTTGACTTAGAACATTCATTGCTAATGTAAAAGGAAAAAGCTCCTCTAACATGAGCTTATAAAATAGGTGTATAGCCTCCATGGTCAACCTTCCTagcataaacaaaaaaatttctaTAATATTAAGGTCTTTTGTCCTAATCTCTCTCCGTTACTTTCACATAGTATAGTCTTTTACAGCTATGGTGGAATAGTGGTGAAGTTCTGTGATTGCAATAGTGGTGCACAAGCACAATGATGGTGcgtgatgttgatgatgatgaaaataGTAGAAGTGGTGGTAATGATTGAGGGGATACCTATGAGGGCTTGGCACTAAGATATAATTGCATTTTGCATTTGGAATTATCCTAAATGTCCCTTCTAATGGATTTTTTTCCCTCTGCCAAACCATCATATTTTTGCTTCCTTATGAATGATAAATTTGTGAATATTTGTACATCATTCCTAATATCCATAAAATATTCTGAGGATTATTGGAAGCATGAAATACTTCACAGAAGGTGATGAGTTTGGGACTATACTTCAGTCTCCCGGGTCTCATTTTGAAGTTAGTACCTCTGGTTTGTTTGATGAAAAACTGCTCTTTTCCATTTGTTTTCTCATTTTGAGGAAAGGAGGAGCAAATTGTCAGTCAGATGGAATTAGATGCAGATGTTTTATGaattttgattttctatttaagacATTTTCACTTTACTAACTTATTAATCTGAGGGTATTTGGGGAAATGTGATACATAACCCAACTTTTTGTCCGATTCAGTAATAGATAATCTCAGTTCAGCAAAAAGAACACAAGTCAATGATTTAAATCACAAGAAAACAAAGGAAGCGATTGAGATTTAACTCTTTTACAAGATATAAAGAACAGTTTCAATATAAAGAACAGTTTCAAGTGCATAAACTGATGAATTCGTTGTCTATCCAAGTTTAAAGAGTGATATTTCTGGTGATAAAATCGATTCATTCAATTGTAACGGCATATGCCCTGACTGTCGTTTATGTGAGATTGGGTGGCTTTGACATGTATTATTATCCTTCTAAACTACTTTGGTGTGTTTTTTAGGATCAATTAATTTAAGAAGTCCTTTCATATTGTTAAGCTTTTCGCATGTATTAGGACCCCGTTTTTGGATCTCATGTTACAATGTCATGAAGCTGTCTTCAAAATCTAGAAAATACAGGAAATCTAATAAATCCGAAACATTAATAATTCTAGGAATGTGAAGGTTACAATTTTCAATATTGTCAAAGCTTACGAGTGCTTTTATTATGTTCACGGGGATGTGGCCATAACaattttttgcttcttttagGTCATTGCCAGCTTCTGGACTTAATGCTGTAATTTCTAGCCCAAGCCAACTTACCATCTTCTATAATGGAAGTGTCTGTGTGTATGATGGACTCCCTGCTGACAAGGTATGCGGCTCTTTGAAGTTAGAATTGAATTTTGCAGATTTTTGTACTTCCAATCCAGCCTTCCTCTTTTATATGTTATGATACTATCCATCGAAATCTTATATTTTGATTATCTTTTCTACTAACAGGTGCATGAAATAATGCTTATTGCTGCTGCTACTGCAAAGTCAGCTGAAATGAAGAAGATTAATCCACAGTCTCCTTTTGTTTCAGCTGTTCCCACAAGGCCTTCTTCGCCACATGCAACCTCCAATAATGTTGCTTCTCCTCAGTCAATCTGCTTCCCTGCGGAGAAGAATTCCATCTGCAGGCTGCAAGGTGgtaattctcattatttttctagATGTATTGTAGATCATAATCTTGTTAATACTTTCGGCAccttcttttttatatattctcTCTATTCCCTTTATTTGTCACCGTCACTTGTCAGTACATTACATCATTGAATCAATATATCTTGACAACAAATTGATCTAATGATATAGCAAAATATGATAGTGATAGATGACAACTATGCT
Coding sequences:
- the LOC112738406 gene encoding protein TIFY 3; its protein translation is MEGVTVVKPEAEEVTGEVQKDQELVLESSHPVVEDSVDRVSSTDMEEQQLQNNNVGDDNKSLPASGLNAVISSPSQLTIFYNGSVCVYDGLPADKVHEIMLIAAATAKSAEMKKINPQSPFVSAVPTRPSSPHATSNNVASPQSICFPAEKNSICRLQEFPIARRHSLQRFLEKRRDRLGSKAPYPTLSTTKMADNIENNFSADNAPDLVKRSEEELQPTVAAS